In Lemur catta isolate mLemCat1 chromosome 18, mLemCat1.pri, whole genome shotgun sequence, a genomic segment contains:
- the FANCD2OS gene encoding FANCD2 opposite strand protein, which produces MAGYQLWSPWTPLDESFQWLRHTTPTPSSKHPFRASPCFPHTPSDLEVQLCFQEVTLVLDSSFLETGVSPKLPCHTSELQTMNNKKELVRKPQPVRLSGVDSVFGRVITAQPPKWTGTFRVSDKSAFCKIISREHQWPTGLKEPQIQMTVTMCKQMLRSILLLYATYKKCTFALQHSK; this is translated from the coding sequence ATGGCAGGATACCAGCTCTGGTCACCATGGACCCCACTGGACGAGAGCTTCCAATGGCTGCGGCACACAACACCTACACCTTCCTCCAAGCACCCCTTTAGGGCCTCCCCCTGCTTCCCACACACCCCTTCTGACCTTGAAGTACAGCTGTGCTTTCAAGAGGTCACTCTAGTCCTAGACAGCTCATTCCTGGAAACTGGAGTGAGTCCCAAGTTACCATGCCATACGTCAGAGCTCCAAACCATGAACAACAAGAAAGAACTGGTCAGGAAGCCCCAGCCCGTTCGCCTCAGTGGAGTGGATTCTGTCTTTGGCAGGGTCATCACAGCTCAGCCACCAAAGTGGACCGGGACCTTCAGAGTTTCAGACAAGTCAGCCTTTTGCAAAATCATTAGCAGGGAGCATCAGTGGCCCACTGGACTTAAGGAGCCTCAGATTCAGATGACAGTGACTATGTGCAAACAGATGCTGCGCTCTATCCTCTTGCTATATGCAACGTACAAGAAGTGCACCTTTGCCTTGCAACACTCCAAGTAA